The DNA segment GATTGCCGGGCCGCTGCTCGCGGCGGTGTTCTTCCTCGGCAGCGGGCTGACGATCCTGGCGCTGCTCGCCGTGCCGCTGTTCTTCAAGAACATGTGGTTCGGCCCGGTGTTCGCCGGCATTCAGGGGATGATTCCGCAACGCTCGCGATCGACCGCCACGGCGATCTTCCTGTTCGTGCTCAATGCCGGTGGGCTGGGGCTTGGGGCGTTGCTGACCGGCCTGATCAGCGACATGTTCGCGACGAGCTACGGCGAGGCGGAGGGCGTGCGTTATGCGCTGGTCGCCACCTCGCTCGTCTCCTTCCTGTCCGCCGCCTGCTTCTGGCGCGCCGCCGTGGCGATGCGCCGGGCGGCGTGAATTCTTACATGATCAACAAGGGACCATTTCATGCAGATTACCGCTGATACCGCCGCCGTCGTGACGGGCGGCGCCTCCGGCCTCGGCCGCGCCAGTGCCGAGGCGCTCGCCGCCGCCGGCGTGAAGGTCGCCATTTTCGACCTGAACGAGGAAGCGGGACAGGAGGTCGCCGATGCGATCGGCGGCATCTTCTGCCACGTCAATATCATGAGCGAGGAGTCGGTGCTCGCCGGCTTCGAAAAGGCACGCGCGGCGCACGGCCAGGAGCGCATCCTGGTCCATTGCGCGATGGCGAACCGCAAGGGCAAGACTGTCGGTCGCAACAAGCAGACTGGCGAGTTCACGCGCTTCTCCACGGAGGATTTCGCCTTCGCCACCGACGGCATCCTGATCTCCAGCTACCGCATGGCGTCGCTCTCCGCCTTCGGCATGGCAGGCCTGGAGCCGCTGGAGGATGGCGAGCGCGGAACGATCATCATGACCTCGTCGGTCGCGGCGCAGGACGCACAGATCGGGCAGGTCGCCTATGGCGCGGGCAAGGCGGGCGTGAACGGCATGGTCCTGCCGATGGCGCGCGACCTGATGGACCTCGGCATTCGCGTCAATGCGATCATGCCCGGGATCTTCGGCACGCCGCTGCTCGGCAAATTGCCGCAGCAGGTGTTCGACAACCTCAATGCGTCGGTGCCGTTTCCCAAGCGGCTGGGCAAGCCGGACGAATATGGTTCGCTGGTGCTGGAACTGGTGCGCAATGCTTATTTCAACGGCCAGTCGATCCGGCTGGACGGCGCGATCCGCATGGCGCCTCGGTGAATTGAGGGTGCGGAACACCGACTGTTCCACCCGTCATCCCGGACTTGATCCGGGATCCATGGTTCCGCACACACTGAGGCCGATGCGTACGCGGCACGTCGGATCCCGGATCAAGTCCGGGATGACGGCGCGAGTGGGGCTGCGACCCGGCCCAAGGACAAGTCCGGACTTCAAAGAGGTACGACCATGACCACCGCCTATATCGTCGATGCCGTTCGCACCCCGCGCGGGGGTGGCAAGCTGGGCAAGGGCGCGCTGACGCATCTTCACCCGCAGCATCTCGGCGCGACCGTGCTGAAGGCGCTGAAGGAGCGCAACAATCTCGATACGTCCAAGGTGGACGACATCATCTGGTCGACCAGCCAGCAGCGCGGCAAGCAGGGCGGGGATCTCGGCCGCCTCTCCGCGCTCTACGCCGGCTATGACACCAAGGCGTCCGGCGTGACGCTGGATCGCTATTGCGGTGGCGGGATCAGCAGCGTCGGCTTCGCCGCATCGCAGATCATCGCCGGGTTCGAGGATGTCGTGATCGCTGGCGGCACTGAAATGATGAGCCACCATGCGGAGGCGGACAGCTGGGAACAGGGCACCCCCCTTGCGCAGCTCGGCCGCGCCAAAGGCAATTACGCGCTGTACGACGAACACCCGATCTCGCACGTCGGCGTCGCTGCGGATGCCATTGCCGGCATGGAGGGCATCACGCGCGAGGAGCTCGATGCCTTTGGTGCCGAGAGCCAGCGCCGGGCGGCCGTGGCGATGGAAGAGGGACGTTTCGATAAGAGCGTCGTACCCGTGTATAACGACGACGGCTCGCTCGCCCTCGATCGCGACGAGTTCCCGCGTCCGCAGACGACGGCCGAAAGCCTGGCGACGCTGAAGCCGAGTTTCGTGGCGATCAACGACGTCGCCGCCTCGCCGGACGGCACGACGATGAAGCAGATGATCCAGCGCAAGTACCCGGATCTGGATTGGAAGCCGGTGCATCATGCCGGCACGTCGTCTGGCGTGGTCGACGGCTCTGCGGCACTGCTGCTCGCATCGGAGGAAGGGCTGAAGGCGAATGGCTGGAAGGCGCGGGCGCGGATCGTCACCGCGGTGAACCATGGCGATTGCCCCACGCTGATCCTCAACGCGCCGGTTCCCGCCGCGAAGAAGGCGCTGCAGCGTGCGGGCCTGACAGTTGACGACATCGATGTTTGGGAAATTAACGAGGCGTTCGCCATCGTGACGGAGAAAGCGATCCGTGATCTGGGGCTGGACCGTGCCAAGGTGAACGTCAACGGCGGCGCCATCGCGCTGGGGCATCCGATCGGCGCGACGGGCTCGATGCTGATCGGCACCGCGCTTGACGAACTGGAGCGCACCGGCGGCCGCTATGCGCTGATCACGCAATGCGCCTTTGGCGGCATGGCGCCGGCGCTGATCATCGAGCGCGTCGAGGGCTGACGTGACTTGGGCAGGTCCGCGCGGCGTGTAGCGATGCAAAAGGTTCGTGACGGGATGGGGGTGCCGCCACGAACGCCGCTTGCCACCGGTCTTGGCTGACGGATAGTCAGGTGCATGGACCCGGCAAAGGAGCAGGATTGGAGCGCTCGCGCAGCCGCCTTGAAGGCGGCGGGGGATCTGCCGGGCGCCGCGCAGGCCTATGCCGCTGCCGTTCGGATGCGGCCGCAAAGCGCGGTCGCCGAGCACAATCTGGCGGCGACGCTTGGCGATCTGGGGGATCATGCCGGTGCGATCGCCGCCACGCAGCGCGCCATCCACAAGGGGGGGAACGCGCCTGAAACATGGCTGGTGCGCGCACGGTCGCTTCAGGCGATGGGCGATACGGCTGCCGCCGAACACGCCTATGAAGAGGCGATCAGGCGCCGTCCCGATTATGCGGTGGCGCATCGCGATCTGGCGCAATTGCGCTGGATGCTGAGTGCTTCGCCGGCGGAGGCGATGCGATCACTGGATGGCGCACCCGACACGCGGGAGCTTGCCCTTGTTCGCGCCACGGTGCTTGGCGGGATCGGCGATCATGCTGCTGCCCGGCGGGTGGTGGCGCAGGCGTTGCAGCGCGCGCCGGGCGACCTGGCATTGCAGCTGACGGCCGCGGCTCAGGCGGGGCGCGCTGGCGACGCGGCGGCCCAGCTGGCCCATGCCACGGCCGCCTTGAAGATTGCGCCCGCGTCTGTTGAGGCGGCGAGGGCGGCGGTCGAGGCGCTGCTTCATGCAGGGCGGATCGGGGAAGCTGTCGGCCTGGCCGAGCGGGTGGTGGCGGCGGCGCCAGACGACCAGGCGGCCCTGGCCCTGCTTGCCACGGCATGGCGGCTTTCGGGTGACACGCGCCACACGCTGTTGTGCGAGGACAAGGCTCTGATTTCGCACGACCTTATTCCCGTTCCGGCGGGCTGGTCCGATCGCGATGCGTTTCTGCACGAGCTGGCGGGTGCGTTGCGGGAACTGCACGGCTGGCGGTCGCATCCGCTGGGTCAGTCACTGCGGCATGGCAGCCAGACGCAGGTCGATCTGACAAAGGTGCAGGTGCCAGTGATCCAGGCGCTTTTCGCGACGTTGCCGGTGCTGATCGATGCGCACGTCGCCGGGTTGGCGCGGGGCGATGATCCTGTGCGGCGGCGGATCGGGGTGGGCTGGAGAATAGCCGGCGCCTGGTCGGTTCAGCTGCAACCGGGCGGCTTTCACACCGACCATGTTCACCCGGAGGGTTGGCTATCATCCGCTTTTTACGTGTCGCTACCAAAGGTCGTGGCGCGAGAACCAGAGGGCTGGCTGGCGTTCGGGCGGCCGGGGATTGCGACAACACCGCCGCTGGAGCCTTTCCGGCGGCTGCGGCCCGAACCCGGCATGCTTGCACTTTTCCCGTCTTACCTGTGGCACGGCACGGAGCCGTTCAGCGGCGAAGAACCGCGCCTGACCGTGGCGTTCGATATCGTGCCGGGGTGAAAATCGGAAAGTTTCGGAGAATTTCGGAAAGTGTCGGGTGCGGTTTGACCGCAAACGTGCGTCTTAGGGTTCAGCAGCGATATAAACGGGGGGTAATATGACCAGATTGGGACTTTTCTGCGGGGCGGCGGCACTGGCGCTCGCGGTTCCGGCATTGGCCGATCCGATCACCCCCAAATCCGGCACGCTGCCGTCGCCGGCGGAAGCTTTTCCGACCGAGCCTGGAAGCGATTATTACCTCGCCAACTACGATGCTTATGAGAAGTATCTGAAGACGCTGGCGGCCCAGTCCGATCGCATGAAGCTGATCGACATCGGCAAGAGCGCCGAGGGGCGGACGATGTGGACGGCCGTCGTCTCCTCGCCCGCGAACCTCGCCAAGCTGGACCGCTATCGTGAGATCGCCCGCCGGCTCGCCAAGGCAGAAGGCGTGAGCGAGGCGGAGGCCAAGACGCTGGCCGCCGAGGGTCGCGCGATCGTGTGGATCGACGCCGGGCTGCACGCGACCGAGACGGTGACGACGCAGAGCCAGATTCACGTTCTCTACCGGATGCTGAGCGGACAGGATGCCGAGACCAAGCGCATCCTGGAAGAAACCATCGTGCTGTTCGGGCACGACAATCCCGATGGGCTGCAGCTGGTCGCCGACTGGTACATGCGCAACCCCGACCCCAAGGATCGCGAGTTCCGCACCATTCCGCGGCTGTACCAGAAATATGTCGGGCACGATAACAACCGCGACAGCTTCATGTCGCAGATGCCCGAGACGACCGCAGTGAACCGCGTGCTGTTCCGCGAATGGTATCCGCAGATCATCTTCAACCAGCACCAGACCGGCCCCGCCGGCATGGTCGTGTTCGTTCCGCCGTTCCGCGATCCCTTTAACTACAACTACAGCCCGATCGTGATGACTGAGCTGCAGGAAGTCGGCGCGGCGATGCATAGCCGGCTGGTGTCCGAGCAGAAGCCGGGGTCGGGCATGCGCTCCGCGGCGCCTTATTCCACCTGGCACAACGGCATGGTCCGCTCGGTTGCGTATTTCCACAATTCGATCGGGCTGCTGACCGAGATCATCGGCGGGCCGACGCCCGAGAAGATCCCGCTGATCCCCGATTTCCAGCTCGCGCGCAATGACGAGCCGCTGCCGGTCGCGCCGCAGGAATGGCACCTGAAGGACAGCCTGGAATACCAGAACTCGCTCGATCGCGCCGTGATGGACTATGCCGCGCGCAATCGCGAGCGGCTGCTGATGAACATCTGGCGCATGGGCGACCAGGCGATCGCGCGCGGCAAGCGCGACAGCTGGACGATCACACCCAACGACGTTGATGCGGTGAAGGAAGCAGCCAAGGGCAGGACGGCCGAGGGCGGCGAAGTCTATTTCCGCGGCCCCCCTCCGGTCGATAGCGGGCTCTACAAGACCGTGCTGCAGGATCCGGCGAAGCGCGATCCGCGTGGCTATGTGCTGCCGCCGATGCAGCGCGACACGCCGACCACGATTGCCTTCCTCAACGCGCTCTTGAAGACGGGTGTCGATATCGAGCAGGCGACGGCGCCATTCACGGCGGGTGGCAAGCGCTATCCCGCGGGCAGTTATGTGGTGAAGACCGCGCAGGCCTATCGCCCGCACGTGCTCGACATGTTCGAGCCGCAGGATCACCCGCATGATCTGGAATATCCCGGCGGTCCGCCCAAGGCTCCGTATGACATCACCGGCTATACGCTGGCCTATCAAATGGGCGTGCAGTTCGACCGCATTCTCGACGGGTTCGACGGACAGTTCACGCGGGTCACGACCGATCAGCTGACCCCGCCGCCGGGGCGCTTGCTGGGATCGGGCAATGCCGGCTTCATCGTCGGGCATGAGACGAACAACAGCTTCATCCTGACCAACCGGCTGCTGAAGGCAGGCGTGCCTGTCTCCTGGCTGGACGCGCCGACCAAGGCAGGCAGCGTGACCTTCGCGCCGGGCGCGCTGTGGATCCCGGCGACGCCGCAGGCGGCCGCGATCATCGCGCAATCCGCGCCGCTGGGGGTTGACGCCCATCGCGTGTCGCGCGCCCCCACGGCGGCGAAGACCGCGTTGAAGCCGGTGCGCGTGGGGCTGGTGGATCACTATGGCGGCGTGATGCCGGCCGGCTGGACCCGCTGGCTGCTGGAACAATATGAATTCCCGTTCGAGGTGGTCTATCCGCAGACGCTCGATGCCGGGAACCTGAAGGCGAAATATGACGTGCTCGTCTTTGCCGACGGCACGGTACCGGTGCAGCGCGGCGGCGCCTATCCGGGCGGTTACCGCAATTCCATGCCCAAGCCGGCGGACATTCCGGCGGACTATCGCGCCTGGCTGGGCGATGTAAGCAAGGACAAGTCGGTGCCGGCGATTGATGCCTTCGCCAAGGCGGGCGGCACGGTGATCACGGTGGGCAGCGCCAATGCGCTCGCCTCCATGCTGTCACCGGCGATCCAGCCGGCGCTGGTGACGAAAAAGCCGGACGGGACGGTCGCCGCGCTCGATCACAAGCAGTTCTACATCCCCGGCTCGGTGCTGTCGGCGAGCGTCGATCCGACCAAGCCGCTGGCCTATGGCATGGCGCCCAGGGTGGATCTGTTCTTCGACGAGAGCCAGCCGTTCGTGCCGGCAGCGGGCGCGACCCCGATCGTTACTTTCGACAGCGCGACGCCGCTGCGCAGCGGCTGGGCCGTGGGGCAGGAGAAGCTGAAGGGCACCGTGGCCGTGGCCGAGGTGGATCTGGGCGAGGGCAAGCTGTTCGCGATGGGGCCGGAAGTGACCCAGCGCGCGCAGCCCTATGCCTCGTTCAAGCTGCTGTTCAACGGCATCCTCTACGGCCCGGCGAGCGCTGCGGCGCAATAAGGCGGGGGAGGGCGGCTCGGTTTGGCCGGCCGCCCTCAAGAAGTGATTGCTTCCATTTTGATAGTCGGCGCCGTCATGCCCGGTCCGTTCCGGCATCGACGGGAAACGGCAGGGCGCAGCTCGTGGGGAGCGACATTCGGCCTGGATTGAAGGCGCGGCAAGAGCGGCAGTGCAGAAGTGATGTGATGAAATAATGTTATGCAAACGTGGTGTTTCGCGATCTTCTGCTTCTCCGTTTCGCCACGTTTGCGTAATATTTTTTGCACATGCGAGGTGAGGGGTGATCTGGCGTCCGCGTCTTGATCCTTGAGCCGCCCGAGACGAGGCGGCGCTTCAAGGGATAAGACACGCCATGCACCAGCGCTTCGTGCTTCGCACGCTTCTGTCAGTCGGAACGGCCGGCATTGCCCTGATCGCCGCCCAGGCCGCCGCGCAGGTTTCCGTGCCAACTGAAGAAAATCCGCCGCCGGCTGCTGCCCAGGCGATTGCCGAGGCGCAGGATCCGGGCGCCCCTCCGCCGCCCTCCGAAGATATCGTCGTCACCGGTAGCCGCATCGCCCGCCCGGACTATGTCGCCAACTCGCCGATCGTGTCCGTTGGCAGCACTGCGATCGAGAATACCGGCCGTGTGACGGTGGAAAGCACGTTGACGCAATTGCCGCAATTCGCGGGTTCGTTCGGCGCCGGCAACACCGGCAGCACCTCTACCGGCCTGAACGGTGGCCAGGCCTATGCATCGCTGCGCGGGCTGGGGTCGAAGCGGACGCTGCTGCTGCTTGACGGACGCCGTATCCAGCCGTCCAATCCTGACGGTTCGGTCGACCTCAACATCATCCCCGAAGCGCTGATCGAGAATATCGAGGTAATTACCGGCGGCGCATCGACCACTTATGGTTCGGACGCGACCGCGGGCGTCGTGAACTTCCGGCTGAAGCGGCGCTTCAACGGGCTTGAACTCGCCGGACAAACGGGCGTCAGCGATTACGGCGACGGCAAGAGCTACCGCATCACGGCGACCATGGGGTCGACGTTTGCCGACGATCGCGGCAGCGCGGTGCTGTCGGTCGACTACACCAATCGCGAGCGGGCGGTGCAGGACAAGCGCGACTATTACGTGTTCCGGTCCTCGACGCCGGGCCTGTCGACCATTCCGCAGGGCACTGTGCTGTTCGGCGCCAACCTGCCGACGCTGGCCGCGGTGAACAACGTGTTCGTTGGGCAATATGGCACTCGCCCGCTTACCGGCAATGCGGCCGGACGCTATACCGGGCAGATCGGGTTCAACACCGATCAGAGCCTGTTCTCCACCGCCGGCGTGCCGGTGCTGAACTTTCGCGATCCGCAGTCCGACGAAGCCTATATCGTCAACTCGGGCACCAACTCGCAGCAGATCAACTTCGGATATAATGGCGGATCGCTGCAGGCAGATCTCGATCGCTGGTCGGTGTTCGGCAAGGTGGATTATGACGTCACCGACGATGTGAAGGCATTCATCCAGGCGACCTACACCAGCTACACCTCGCTCGGCATCACCAACCCGACGCTGGCCTCCAACGTCTATGGCCTGAACGTGCCGGTGACGAACCCCTTCATCTCCGCGGCCTTCCGCTCGATCCTTGCCTCGCGTCCGACGCCCGCCGGTGACTTCACTTTCTACAAGGCGTTCAACATCCTTGGCCCGCGCTACCAGAGCTATGATTATGAGGTGTGGCAGATCACGGCGGGCCTGTCGGGCAAGCTGGGGCTGGGGGACTGGACCTGGGACGTTTACGGTTCGACCAGCCAGGCGAAGTTCTCCAATGAGCAGACCGGCGGCGCAAGCGCGAGCGCGCTGCGCAACCTGCTCTACTCGCCAACGGGCGGCACCGAGTATTGCGAAGGGGGCTTTAACCCGTTCGGCAACCTGACACCTTCGCAGGATTGCATTGATTATATCTCGCGCCGCACGCTCAACACCAACGAGCTGAAGCAGCGCACGGTTGAGGGCAACCTTCAGGGAGCGCTCTTCTCGTTGCCGGCGGGCGAGGTGCGCCTCGCGGTGGGTGCGGACTATCGCTACAACAGCTATGGCTTCAATCCCGACAGCGCGCTGAACCAGGCCGACGGAACCAGCGACGTGCTGGGCTATAGCGTTCTGCGGCCGGCCGGCGGATCGGTCGACACCAAGGAAGTCTATGCCGAAATGCTGGTGCCGCTGCTGCGCGATCTGCCGCTGATCAAGCAGTTGGAGGTGAACCTCGGCTATCGCTTCTCCGACTATAATTCGGTCGGCGGCGTTCACGCCTATAAGGTCGATGCCAATTGGCAGGTGTTCGATCCGCTGCGGCTGCGCGGCGGCTATAATCGCGCGATCCGGGCGCCGAGCGTCGGCGAGCTGTTCGCGCCCGTCTCGACCGGGTCGGTCGGCATCGGCACGGCAACCGCGACGACGACGAACGGCGATCCGTGCGACGTGCGCTCCTCCTATCGCCAAGGGGCGAACGGCACGCAGGTGCGCGCACTGTGCCTGGCACAAGGCGTGCCGACGTCTATCATCGACAGCTATCAGCTGGGCACCGCGCAGGTCTTCGCCCTGACCGGTGGCAACCCGGATCTGCAGGAAGAAACGGCCGACACCTATTCGGCCGGCGCGGTACTGCAATCGCCGTTTGGCGGGATGGCGCGCAACATGTCGCTGTCGGTGGACTTCTACAAGATCAAGATCAGCGACGCGGTGGGGCCGCTGTCGATCGCGCAGGCCTTCCAGTTCTGCTTCAACTCGGGCGGCAACAACCCGAGTTTCGATCCGAACAATTATTATTGCTCACTGATCACCCGCAACGGCGCGTCTGGCGTGCCGCTCAATCCAACGCAGCCGCTGCTGAACCTGGGCACCTACAATGTGCAGGGCGTCGACATCCAGTTCGACTGGCGCTTCGGCCTGGACTCCCTGGGGATCGGCGGAGACTCCGGCACCATCGCGCTGAACACGGCGGTGAGCTACCTCGACAAGTTCGAGATCCAGGCGCTGCCAGGAGCGCAGGCCTATGACTATGCGGGATCGATCGGCGTGGGTGTGGAAACCACGGCGGGCACCGCGCACCCGCGCTGGAAGGCGATCACCTCGCTCAGCTATTCGCTCGGGCAGGCGAGCATCGGCTTCCGCTGGCGCTTCATCGACAGCATGGTCAACTCGGCCAAGGTGGTGACGCCGGCCAGCACGACCCGCGGTGTCGAGGCCTACAATGTGTTCGACCTCAACGCCCGCTTCGACGTGGACGACAATACGCAGTTCCGCATGGGCGTGACCAATCTGTTCAACCGCGAGCCGCCGCAGGTGGGCGATACCGAAGGCAATTATGATGCGCAGAACTATGACGTGATCGGCCGCTATTTCTTTATCGGCGCGACCAAGAAGTTCTGAGCGGGTAAGAGGGGAATAACGACGTGAAGACACGAGCCACAATCATTGCGGCGGCGCTGACCGCGGTCGCTGCGCCGGCACTGGCGCAGCAGCTGCCGGCCGCGGACAAGCAGCAGATCCTGGGCAATGTCGCCGCAAACGAGAAAGCAGTCGGCGACACCGCGCTGGCGATCTGGAAATTCGCCGAGGTCGGCTACAAGGAGACGCAGAGCACCGCGCTGCTTCAATCCAAGCTGAAGGCGGCAGGCTTTACCATCCAGGCCGGTGTCGCGGGTGAGCCGACGGCGTTTGTCGCCAGCTTCAAGAACGGAGCCGGGCCAGTGATCGGCGTGCTGGCCGAATATGATGCGCTGCCCGGCCTGTCGCAGCTTGCCCAGCCGACCAAGGCCAGTGCGGGCGGGCCGGCAGGGCATGGCTGCGGCCATAATCTGTTCGGTGCCGCCAGCACCTATGCCGCCATCGCGGTGAAGGACTGGATGGTGAAGAACAAAGTGACCGGCGAGATCCGCGTCTATGGCACGCCGGCCGAAGAGGGCGGCTCGGGCAAGGTCTATATGGTGCGTGCCGGCCTGTTCAACGACGTTGATACGGTGCTGCACTGGCACCCGGGCAACGTCAACACGGCCGCGCAGGGGCCGTCCATGGCCAATATTTCGGGCAAGTTCCGCTTCCATGGCAAGTCCGCCCACGCCGCAGGCGGGCCGGACAAGGGCCGATCGGCGCTCGACGGGGTCGAGGCCATGGACTCGATGGTCAATCTGATGCGCGAGCATATCCCCGACCGGACGCGCATCCACTATGTCATCACCAAGGGCGGCAAGGCGCCCAATGTCGTGCCGGACGAGGCGGAGGTTTATTACTATGTGCGCCACACCGATCCGGCGATCGTAAAGGCGACATGGGAGTGGGTGACCCAGGCGGCGCAGGGCGCAGCGATGGGCACGCAGACCAAGGTGGATTGGGAAGTGACTGGCGGCGTCTACTCGCTGCTGCCTAACGAAGCGCTGATGAAGGTCATGGACGCCAGCCTTCAGACCGC comes from the Sphingomonas sp. OV641 genome and includes:
- a CDS encoding SDR family oxidoreductase, yielding MQITADTAAVVTGGASGLGRASAEALAAAGVKVAIFDLNEEAGQEVADAIGGIFCHVNIMSEESVLAGFEKARAAHGQERILVHCAMANRKGKTVGRNKQTGEFTRFSTEDFAFATDGILISSYRMASLSAFGMAGLEPLEDGERGTIIMTSSVAAQDAQIGQVAYGAGKAGVNGMVLPMARDLMDLGIRVNAIMPGIFGTPLLGKLPQQVFDNLNASVPFPKRLGKPDEYGSLVLELVRNAYFNGQSIRLDGAIRMAPR
- a CDS encoding acetyl-CoA C-acetyltransferase; this translates as MTTAYIVDAVRTPRGGGKLGKGALTHLHPQHLGATVLKALKERNNLDTSKVDDIIWSTSQQRGKQGGDLGRLSALYAGYDTKASGVTLDRYCGGGISSVGFAASQIIAGFEDVVIAGGTEMMSHHAEADSWEQGTPLAQLGRAKGNYALYDEHPISHVGVAADAIAGMEGITREELDAFGAESQRRAAVAMEEGRFDKSVVPVYNDDGSLALDRDEFPRPQTTAESLATLKPSFVAINDVAASPDGTTMKQMIQRKYPDLDWKPVHHAGTSSGVVDGSAALLLASEEGLKANGWKARARIVTAVNHGDCPTLILNAPVPAAKKALQRAGLTVDDIDVWEINEAFAIVTEKAIRDLGLDRAKVNVNGGAIALGHPIGATGSMLIGTALDELERTGGRYALITQCAFGGMAPALIIERVEG
- a CDS encoding 2OG-Fe(II) oxygenase family protein, which produces MDPAKEQDWSARAAALKAAGDLPGAAQAYAAAVRMRPQSAVAEHNLAATLGDLGDHAGAIAATQRAIHKGGNAPETWLVRARSLQAMGDTAAAEHAYEEAIRRRPDYAVAHRDLAQLRWMLSASPAEAMRSLDGAPDTRELALVRATVLGGIGDHAAARRVVAQALQRAPGDLALQLTAAAQAGRAGDAAAQLAHATAALKIAPASVEAARAAVEALLHAGRIGEAVGLAERVVAAAPDDQAALALLATAWRLSGDTRHTLLCEDKALISHDLIPVPAGWSDRDAFLHELAGALRELHGWRSHPLGQSLRHGSQTQVDLTKVQVPVIQALFATLPVLIDAHVAGLARGDDPVRRRIGVGWRIAGAWSVQLQPGGFHTDHVHPEGWLSSAFYVSLPKVVAREPEGWLAFGRPGIATTPPLEPFRRLRPEPGMLALFPSYLWHGTEPFSGEEPRLTVAFDIVPG
- a CDS encoding M14 metallopeptidase family protein, translating into MTRLGLFCGAAALALAVPALADPITPKSGTLPSPAEAFPTEPGSDYYLANYDAYEKYLKTLAAQSDRMKLIDIGKSAEGRTMWTAVVSSPANLAKLDRYREIARRLAKAEGVSEAEAKTLAAEGRAIVWIDAGLHATETVTTQSQIHVLYRMLSGQDAETKRILEETIVLFGHDNPDGLQLVADWYMRNPDPKDREFRTIPRLYQKYVGHDNNRDSFMSQMPETTAVNRVLFREWYPQIIFNQHQTGPAGMVVFVPPFRDPFNYNYSPIVMTELQEVGAAMHSRLVSEQKPGSGMRSAAPYSTWHNGMVRSVAYFHNSIGLLTEIIGGPTPEKIPLIPDFQLARNDEPLPVAPQEWHLKDSLEYQNSLDRAVMDYAARNRERLLMNIWRMGDQAIARGKRDSWTITPNDVDAVKEAAKGRTAEGGEVYFRGPPPVDSGLYKTVLQDPAKRDPRGYVLPPMQRDTPTTIAFLNALLKTGVDIEQATAPFTAGGKRYPAGSYVVKTAQAYRPHVLDMFEPQDHPHDLEYPGGPPKAPYDITGYTLAYQMGVQFDRILDGFDGQFTRVTTDQLTPPPGRLLGSGNAGFIVGHETNNSFILTNRLLKAGVPVSWLDAPTKAGSVTFAPGALWIPATPQAAAIIAQSAPLGVDAHRVSRAPTAAKTALKPVRVGLVDHYGGVMPAGWTRWLLEQYEFPFEVVYPQTLDAGNLKAKYDVLVFADGTVPVQRGGAYPGGYRNSMPKPADIPADYRAWLGDVSKDKSVPAIDAFAKAGGTVITVGSANALASMLSPAIQPALVTKKPDGTVAALDHKQFYIPGSVLSASVDPTKPLAYGMAPRVDLFFDESQPFVPAAGATPIVTFDSATPLRSGWAVGQEKLKGTVAVAEVDLGEGKLFAMGPEVTQRAQPYASFKLLFNGILYGPASAAAQ
- a CDS encoding TonB-dependent receptor domain-containing protein, yielding MHQRFVLRTLLSVGTAGIALIAAQAAAQVSVPTEENPPPAAAQAIAEAQDPGAPPPPSEDIVVTGSRIARPDYVANSPIVSVGSTAIENTGRVTVESTLTQLPQFAGSFGAGNTGSTSTGLNGGQAYASLRGLGSKRTLLLLDGRRIQPSNPDGSVDLNIIPEALIENIEVITGGASTTYGSDATAGVVNFRLKRRFNGLELAGQTGVSDYGDGKSYRITATMGSTFADDRGSAVLSVDYTNRERAVQDKRDYYVFRSSTPGLSTIPQGTVLFGANLPTLAAVNNVFVGQYGTRPLTGNAAGRYTGQIGFNTDQSLFSTAGVPVLNFRDPQSDEAYIVNSGTNSQQINFGYNGGSLQADLDRWSVFGKVDYDVTDDVKAFIQATYTSYTSLGITNPTLASNVYGLNVPVTNPFISAAFRSILASRPTPAGDFTFYKAFNILGPRYQSYDYEVWQITAGLSGKLGLGDWTWDVYGSTSQAKFSNEQTGGASASALRNLLYSPTGGTEYCEGGFNPFGNLTPSQDCIDYISRRTLNTNELKQRTVEGNLQGALFSLPAGEVRLAVGADYRYNSYGFNPDSALNQADGTSDVLGYSVLRPAGGSVDTKEVYAEMLVPLLRDLPLIKQLEVNLGYRFSDYNSVGGVHAYKVDANWQVFDPLRLRGGYNRAIRAPSVGELFAPVSTGSVGIGTATATTTNGDPCDVRSSYRQGANGTQVRALCLAQGVPTSIIDSYQLGTAQVFALTGGNPDLQEETADTYSAGAVLQSPFGGMARNMSLSVDFYKIKISDAVGPLSIAQAFQFCFNSGGNNPSFDPNNYYCSLITRNGASGVPLNPTQPLLNLGTYNVQGVDIQFDWRFGLDSLGIGGDSGTIALNTAVSYLDKFEIQALPGAQAYDYAGSIGVGVETTAGTAHPRWKAITSLSYSLGQASIGFRWRFIDSMVNSAKVVTPASTTRGVEAYNVFDLNARFDVDDNTQFRMGVTNLFNREPPQVGDTEGNYDAQNYDVIGRYFFIGATKKF
- a CDS encoding amidohydrolase; its protein translation is MKTRATIIAAALTAVAAPALAQQLPAADKQQILGNVAANEKAVGDTALAIWKFAEVGYKETQSTALLQSKLKAAGFTIQAGVAGEPTAFVASFKNGAGPVIGVLAEYDALPGLSQLAQPTKASAGGPAGHGCGHNLFGAASTYAAIAVKDWMVKNKVTGEIRVYGTPAEEGGSGKVYMVRAGLFNDVDTVLHWHPGNVNTAAQGPSMANISGKFRFHGKSAHAAGGPDKGRSALDGVEAMDSMVNLMREHIPDRTRIHYVITKGGKAPNVVPDEAEVYYYVRHTDPAIVKATWEWVTQAAQGAAMGTQTKVDWEVTGGVYSLLPNEALMKVMDASLQTAGAISWTPEEVAFGKKIQETLVNPPPVETVGKIVPAVIVPDAMGGSTDVADVSWNTPTVGLSTATFVPGSAGHSWQNVAAAGSSIGVKGAVLATKTLALAAADLFRNPAIIEAAKKEFAARRGADFKYEALLGNRQPPLDYRDGAVD